In the Pseudomonadota bacterium genome, one interval contains:
- the flgA gene encoding flagellar basal body P-ring formation chaperone FlgA gives MKLLSSALWIVGVLFCSGVWCSIVQADLPLSNHAYSISIQGRSEVVVAEPVVRLADIAQIDSVRIEDDEQIGRLKRIEVATSPKAGDSSRIEGTTVIERIRNAGISVDTLRYTLPREITVTRAFREVGLTELEGALASFLGKSGRQIEVKRLVIEKPVRIPTDSMGIEVVALKTTQPGHIGVDYRSVEGLEEARFQLRALADEWRLMPVAMKPLKRGAVVEAGDVQLSKVGDIAIRRDSVENIGDVIGHSISSDIGQGEMFRASALQVPPAITAGARITLLVRTGRLEVTATGVALESGIIGQDIKVRNESSKKIITGKIEQAGLVVVGAY, from the coding sequence ATGAAACTACTAAGTTCAGCCCTATGGATAGTAGGGGTACTGTTTTGCTCGGGGGTATGGTGCTCAATAGTGCAGGCCGATCTGCCGCTCAGCAATCACGCCTACTCTATTAGTATTCAGGGGCGTTCTGAGGTGGTTGTAGCAGAGCCAGTGGTACGGCTCGCTGATATCGCTCAGATCGACTCAGTACGTATTGAAGACGATGAGCAGATAGGGCGCTTAAAGAGGATCGAGGTTGCAACTAGCCCGAAAGCGGGAGACAGCTCTCGCATTGAGGGAACAACGGTTATTGAACGTATCCGTAATGCTGGGATCTCAGTCGACACGTTGCGTTATACACTTCCACGCGAAATTACAGTAACGAGAGCCTTTCGCGAGGTTGGATTGACGGAACTAGAGGGAGCACTAGCGAGCTTCCTTGGGAAGAGCGGTAGACAGATCGAGGTAAAGCGCTTGGTTATTGAAAAGCCGGTGCGCATACCCACCGATAGTATGGGGATAGAGGTAGTGGCGCTTAAGACTACACAGCCTGGGCATATCGGCGTGGATTATCGCAGCGTTGAGGGGCTAGAGGAGGCCCGTTTTCAGCTACGTGCATTAGCTGATGAGTGGCGCCTTATGCCGGTAGCGATGAAGCCACTTAAGCGTGGAGCAGTTGTTGAGGCCGGTGACGTGCAGTTAAGCAAGGTAGGGGATATCGCCATTAGACGCGACTCTGTTGAGAATATCGGTGATGTTATCGGGCATAGTATTAGTAGTGATATCGGTCAGGGAGAGATGTTTCGCGCTAGCGCATTGCAGGTGCCCCCCGCTATTACGGCGGGTGCGCGCATTACGTTACTTGTTCGCACCGGGCGACTGGAAGTTACGGCCACCGGAGTCGCACTTGAGTCTGGGATCATCGGCCAGGATATAAAGGTTAGAAACGAATCATCTAAGAAGATTATAACTGGAAAGATAGAGCAAGCGGGGCTTGTAGTGGTAGGAGCTTATTAA
- the flgG gene encoding flagellar basal-body rod protein FlgG — translation MIRALYSAATGMNAQETNIDVISNNLANVNTTGFKKSRADFQDLIYQYVQEPGSPSSQTTTKPSGIQVGLGVKTAAVQKIFTQGDLTSTGNQLDIAIEGDGFFQVTRPDGTLVYSRAGALQLNQNGQIVTPDGFPVAPGLTIPLDSLGITFGQDGTVSVKQPNNTNPVQIGQLSAVRFANNSGLRAVGQSFYEETLASGAPVTGIFSENGFGRVSQGFLETSNVSVVEQVVNMITAQRAYEASSKGITTADEMLSQAINLKR, via the coding sequence ATGATTAGAGCACTATATTCCGCTGCCACAGGCATGAACGCCCAGGAGACGAATATCGACGTTATCTCCAACAACCTGGCGAACGTAAATACGACCGGGTTTAAGAAGAGCAGGGCCGACTTTCAGGACCTGATCTATCAGTATGTTCAGGAACCCGGCTCTCCCAGCTCTCAGACGACGACAAAGCCCTCCGGAATTCAGGTCGGATTAGGGGTAAAAACCGCAGCCGTTCAGAAGATCTTTACGCAGGGAGATCTAACCTCGACCGGTAATCAACTTGATATCGCAATAGAGGGTGATGGCTTTTTCCAGGTTACCCGTCCCGATGGAACGCTCGTCTATAGCCGTGCCGGTGCGTTGCAACTGAATCAGAACGGGCAGATCGTAACTCCCGATGGATTTCCAGTGGCGCCAGGACTCACGATTCCACTTGATTCGCTTGGAATTACCTTTGGGCAGGACGGTACCGTCAGTGTAAAGCAACCCAATAATACTAACCCTGTTCAGATCGGACAGCTATCGGCGGTGAGATTTGCGAATAATTCAGGGCTACGCGCCGTCGGACAGAGTTTCTATGAAGAGACCCTAGCTTCCGGCGCACCGGTAACAGGAATCTTCAGCGAAAACGGATTCGGTCGTGTTAGCCAGGGGTTCTTAGAGACCAGTAACGTGAGCGTAGTTGAGCAGGTTGTAAATATGATTACAGCGCAACGTGCTTATGAGGCTTCATCTAAGGGTATCACTACCGCAGATGAGATGCTTTCACAGGCGATTAACTTAAAGAGGTAA